From Argopecten irradians isolate NY chromosome 12, Ai_NY, whole genome shotgun sequence, one genomic window encodes:
- the LOC138305009 gene encoding cytochrome P450 4F6-like gives MAGWFEIVLALLVGYGLWNVVPVLWRYIVFCHRIRPFKSKTEKPHWFWGHLKYIDMSKSITEFSAKSMENTNEKMYVFWLSFMPNLYAIHPDTAATVLNLSVPKPKGRGEPYSIFLPFLGDGLVVSNGTKWERNRKLLTHAFHFDVLRPYITIYNEATDICLDKFAKQMSETPNSIGIMDSMNLLTFDIIMRCSLSYDGKIQEQENHPYVKAIHEINRLSMERLRKPWNFLFWSLFMLTEDGKEYKRNIDYIHQFAEEIIVKRRQEIAEDPTITQKKKKLDFIDILLTAKDESGSGLSDNEILDEASTFMFAGHDTTKSSLAWAIYNLGKYPDEQEKLYQEVCQVVGDKSYVEWEDINKLQRMAMFLKETLRMYPPVANTSRLLTQPLEIDGVTIPAGRIIGVNMLNIHYRPDTFPNPTVSTC, from the exons ATGGCTGGTTGGTTTGAGATTGTCCTGGCCTTGCTGGTCGGTTATGGCCTGTGGAATGTCGTCCCTGTGCTGTGGAGGTATATCGTTTTCTGTCATCGGATCAGACCCTTTAAATCGAAAACTGAGAAACCACATTGGTTTTGGGGACACCTCAAATAT ATTGACATGTCGAAGTCAATTACTGAATTTTCGGCGAAATCAATGGAGAATACGAACGAGAAGATGTACGTTTTCTGGCTCTCCTTTATGCCGAATTTGTACGCAATCCACCCGGATACAGCAGCAACTGTACTCAATTTATCAGTACCCAAACCAAAGGGCAGAGGTGAACCGTACAGCATATTTTTGCCATTTCTTG GGGATGGTCTAGTTGTCAGTAACGGAACAAAATGGGAGCGGAACCGGAAGTTGCTAACACACGCATTCCATTTTGATGTCTTACGACCTTACATCACCATTTACAATGAGGCTACCGATATTTGTCTg GACAAGTTTGCGAAGCAAATGTCTGAGACTCCAAATAGTATTGGCATCATGGACTCTATGAACTTACTTACCTTCGATATTATCATGCGATGTTCACTTTCTTATGATGGGAAAATCCAGGAGCA AGAAAACCATCCTTACGTAAAAGCCATACACGAAATCAACAGATTATCCATGGAGCGGTTAAG GAAGCCTTGGAATTTCCTGTTCTGGTCCCTCTTTATGCTGACTGAGGATGGTAAGGAATACAAACGGAACATTGACTACATCCACCAGTTTGCTGAGGAAATCATCGTGAAGAGGAGACAGGAAATA GCAGAAGATCCAACAATTACTCAGAAAAAGAAGAAATTGGATTTTATAGATATTCTACTGACAGCCAAAGATGAATCCGGCTCCGGATTGAGCGATAACGAAATCCTTGATGAAGCCAGTACCTTCATGTTCGCCG GCCATGACACAACTAAATCATCATTGGCTTGGGCAATATACAATCTTGGCAAGTACCCAGATGAGCAAGAAAAACTTTACCAGGAAGTATGCCAAGTTGTGGGGGACAAGTCTTACGTAGAATG GGAAGATATAAATAAACTACAGAGGATGGCCATGTTCTTGAAGGAGACCCTGCGAATGTATCCGCCCGTTGCAAACACGTCGCGACTTCTAACACAGCCCCTAGAAATTGACGGAGTCACTATTCCTGCTGGCAGAATTATTGGCGTCAACATGTTAAACATCCATTATCGACCTGACACTTTCCCTAACCCTACAGTAAGTACATGTTAA